Proteins encoded together in one Oreochromis aureus strain Israel breed Guangdong linkage group 23, ZZ_aureus, whole genome shotgun sequence window:
- the znf648 gene encoding zinc finger protein 648, which translates to MSNGTDVDKKSKRKRKGSVTHFPLDGHILSNTHSVDIESSFGSNGVRMEPFPESNETGILYLNPQTPNCSLVERFAGLSPGEETPIQDEQEHKGASLRCTTYTKTNEICKPNDVLLDAVTQNERMFLEQSKSQSDVSDQQRTSKLELSGEESSPSEGENKTIHLNVNSPSVMKLLKKCKDDKIPRLLVAMKKRNGVDTDSEERPFKCTHCQWAFKKLCNLQSHLQTHTGLKPHVCDICGKAYSHQGTLQQHKRLHTGERPYHCPFCVKTYIWSSDYRKHIRTHTGEKPYICDTCGKDFIRSSDLRKHERNMHTNDKPFPCTHCGKTFNKPLALKRHERKHLGERPFSCPDCGKRFALASRMAEHQKIHRGVRPFVCSVCSKCFTKSSNLTEHEAIHSGVRPHKCTECGVAFAMASRLVRHQFIHSKEKPHNCVGCSKNFSHPAKLKLHQEQNCAGRIFVCTECDKSFQCSTKLAQHLQKHGDKSVAAC; encoded by the coding sequence ATGTCTAATGGGACAGACGTtgacaaaaaaagtaaaaggaaAAGGAAGGGAAGTGTCACTCATTTTCCCCTGGATGGACACATCTTGAGTAACACTCACAGTGTGGATATAGAGTCTTCATTTGGCAGTAATGGTGTGAGGATGGAGCCGTTCCCAGAGAGTAATGAGACTGGAATCCTTTATCTGAACCCTCAAACACCAAACTGCTCTCTTGTGGAGAGGTTTGCAGGGCTCTCACCAGGAGAAGAAACACCAATCCAGGATGAGCAAGAACACAAAGGGGCATCGCTACGATGCACTACATATACTAAGACCAATGAAATATGTAAACCAAATGATGTGCTCCTGGATGCTGTGACACAGAATGAAAGGATGTTCTTGGAACAATCCAAGAGCCAAAGTGATGTCTCAGACCAACAGAGGACATCTAAGCTAGAGTTAAGTGGCGAGGAATCTTCTCCAAGCGAAGGTGAGAATAAGACCATACATCTGAATGTAAATAGTCCTTCAGTTATGAAATTGCTTAAAAAGTGTAAAGACGACAAAATCCCTCGACTTTTGGTAGCAATGAAAAAACGCAATGGAGTCGACACTGACTCAGAGGAACGTCCATTCAAATGCACGCACTGCCAATGGGCTTTTAAGAAGCTGTGTAACCTGCAGAGtcacttacaaacacacacaggcctcAAGCCGCATGTATGTGATATATGTGGCAAGGCTTACTCTCATCAAGGCACGCTGCAGCAACACAAGCGTCTGCACACGGGTGAAAGACCATATCACTGCCCCTTCTGTGTCAAAACCTATATCTGGTCCTCAGATTACCGTAAGCATATCCGTACACACACTGGTGAAAAGCCGTACATCTGTGACACCTGCGGCAAGGATTTCATCCGCTCTTCAGACCTGCGGAAGCATGAGCGGAACATGCACACCAATGACAAGCCCTTCCCATGCACGCACTGCGGCAAGACCTTCAATAAACCCCTTGCTCTGAAGCGCCACGAGCGTAAGCACCTGGGAGAAAGACCCTTCTCCTGCCCCGACTGTGGGAAGAGGTTTGCCCTGGCCAGCCGCATGGCAGAGCACCAGAAAATCCACAGAGGGGTGCGTCCTTTTGTCTGCTCTGTGTGCTCCAAGTGTTTCACAAAGTCCTCCAACCTGACCGAGCATGAAGCCATTCACAGCGGAGTGCGGCCCCATAAGTGCACAGAATGTGGCGTGGCATTTGCCATGGCTTCCCGTCTTGTTCGTCACCAGTTCATACATAGTAAAGAGAAACCCCACAACTGCGTGGGCTGCAGCAAGAATTTTAGCCACCCAGCAAAACTGAAGCTTCATCAGGAGCAAAACTGTGCTGGGAGGATTTTTGTCTGCACAGAATGTGACAAATCTTTCCAGTGTTCCACAAAACTTGCTCAGCATTTGCAGAAACATGGGGACAAAAGTGTCGCAGCCTGTTAA